The Stenotrophomonas sp. NA06056 genome segment GTGCGGCTTGCGCATTCATCTAGCGTCAGGCGGCATGAAGCGAGGCTGAAAGCGCTGCGGCCGCTCAGCTGCCAGAAAGGAAAAGGGCCGCAGTACGCGGCCCTTCCCTTGGTCTTCCCGGCGTTGCTTAGTGGCCCATGGCGCGCTGGGCCTGCTTCACCTGCTCCTGCTGGGCGTCCTGTTGCTGCAGGACATCCGGTGCACCGCGCACCGCACCGCTGCTGAGCGCCATGCTCTGCTCGCTGGCAGCGCGGGTGTCCACCGCCGCGCGGCATGCGGCCGGGTCACCGGCGGTGCCCTGTACGGCAAACATGCGCTCGCCGTTGGTGCTGGGCACCACCGAGTCGATGCGCTGCATGCCGCTGGCCTGCGCCTCCCTGGTCAGTGCAGCGGCGGCGGCTTCCAGTGCATGGCGGTCCTTGAAGGTGCCTGCCGGCAGGCCTTCCATACCCTTCACCGCCTGGTTGTACATCGGGTTCTGCGGATGGCGCTCGTCATTGAGCAGCGGGCGCTCGCGCGCGTCCTTGATCGCATCCAGCGTCTTCGGGCCGATGATGCCGTCCACTGCCAGACCGTTGTCCTTCTGCAGCTGGCGCACGGCCGCCTCGGTGTTGCGACCGAACTTCCCGTCTTCAACCAGCGGCTTGCCATCGGCACCGGCGTAACCCAGGTGACCCAGCTGCTCCTGCACCCTGCGCACCCCTTCACCGTGCGCGCCCTGCTTATGCACTTCGTTGCTGGTCGGCGGCTTCTCCTGTGCTGCCGGCTTCGGCTCGGCTGCGCCCTTGGCCTGCACCTGCTCGTGCGCCTGGTTGCGGTCCTGCAGCAGCTCGCGCGCCTGGTGCAGCGGATCGGAGGCGAACAGCTTCCAGTTCGGGTGGTCCTTCACCTGCTTGAGGTAGTCCTCCACCGGCATCGTGTGCACGCCCAGCTTGCCGGTGGACTGGCTGATCAGCAGCGTGTCGGTGTTCGGGTCACGCACCACCATCACGATGTGGTCGATGCCTTTCCAGTACTCGTGCTGGGTACTGGCCGTATCCAGGCCGATCACCATGCCTTCCTTCAGCGCGCCCGGCTTGAGGATATCGTCGCGCTTGAGCAGCACGCCCGAGTCCTTGTAGGCCTGCTCGACGATGCTGCCCGAACCGGCGAAGCCCAGCTTGATCTTGTCGGCATCGGCGAACACCGCGTGGCCGGCCTTCTGGTTGATCTCATCCTGGGTCTTGTTGAGCAGCGTACCGACCCAGCCGGAGCAATCGATGTAACCCTGGGCAACGTTCTTGCCGGATACACCGGGGACATGCAGGCGATGCCCCTCGATGTTGATCGCGTACTTGACGTTGTCGTACTTCACGCCCGCGTTGTAGGCCGCATCCAGCGAAATACCGGGTGCATCCGGCTTGGCGGCGGCAGCCGTGGCGGTGGCGGCGATGGCTGCGGCACCGGCGGCAACAGCTGCCTGCGCGATCGGGGTCACGGTCTGGGTCGGTGCGGCCTGCACCGGCGCCGGACGCGCCTGCGCCTCGGTGATCGGTGCGATGTGCTTTTCCGGGATGCTGATCGCGTCGTACTTGCGGTCGTAGTACTGGGCGAAGGTGCTGGCCAGGTCACGATTATTCATCGTGCGCATCTCGGCGCGCGTATGCCCGGTCAACGCTTCCACGTCACCGCCGATCTGGCCCATGATGCGCGGCCGCATGTCGATCAGATCGCCGCGGCCGTCGCGCACGACGCCGAACGTACCGGTGGCGATCGCGGTCTGGATCGAACCGTAGCCGGCCGCGCCCTGCTGGTGTGCCAGATACAGGTCCAGGCCGCTCGGCTTCTCGTCACCGGACAGGTACGGGTGGCCGGTGCGGTCATGGCGCTTTTCCATGTCCACCAGGTTGCGCTTGAACATCTCCGCTGCCGCTTCGGTGTTGCGGGTCGGGTCGTACTCGTGGCCGCTCAGGCCGTACTGCTTGGCCGACGACGGCAGGAACTGGAACAGGCCCTTGGCATCGGTCTTGTCGTTGTGCGCGCGTTCGTTGAAGCGGCCACCGGTCTCGATGTGGGCAAAGCGCAGGAAGTCCTCGCTGGCGATGCCCTTGCGCTGTGCAACCTGCTCGATGATGTCGAGAACTTCCTTTCTGCTGTAGTCACGTTGTGCCATGACACTTCCTCTGGGGTTGATGGAGCGGCCTTTGCCGCGATACGCCAACCGGACTCATCCGTGAGTCTTCAACATGTCGGTCAACAGGTGCTGCGAGGTGGTGCGTCTTACTGTTCGACGTAGGCCTTGCGGGCGGTGTCGTAGTGGTACTGGCGTGCATCGGCCGCACCCAGCGCACGGGTCTGGCCCGGGCCGGAAATGGTGGTGCCGGTGGCGGCGACACTGAGGGTGGGCAGGTCGCTGCCGGCGACGGCGTTGAAGGCCAGAACGCCCTGGTTGCTGACGCACGGCATCACCTGGCCGTCGTCGCAGGCGGCCGAATTGTCCTCGCCGGTGATCACCGTGCCCAGGCTGGCCCAGACCTGGCCGTCCTCGGACTTCTCGTAGTCCGGGTTGAACAGCAGTACGGCATAGCTTTCGATGCTGGTACCGGTGGCGAAGGTGCTGGTCGGCACCGCCAGCACCAGCTTGCCGGCCGGGGTGCGGTACTCCAGCGGCTTGCGCTTGCTGTCGATGTCCGGCGCGGTGCCGTTGGCGCCAACGGTGCCGATCCAGGGTTCGGCACCCTTGAATACCCACGGCCGATCCGGCTTGTCGCCGGTCAGAGTGAAGGTGGCCTCGGTCAGCGTGACCTGGCTGTCCGGACCGACATCGTCTTCGCCGGGCTTGCCGTACTTCTGCGGTGTGTTCCAGGCAAAGCCGGTGTAATAGCGGGTGCCGGCCAGTTCGAAGGCGTGGCCGAACCAGAAGGTGGCAACACTGCCATTGGCGACTTCATACGAAACGGCGCCATCGCCGTCGACGTCGTAGATGAAATACAGCACGCTGCCGGCATCGGGCGGCGTGGCGATGGCCGTGGTGGCGGGTGTGGCGGAGCTCAGCATCGGGGCAACATCCTGTCGTGGCGCGTTGGCGCCCTGTGGTGACGCGGTCGAAGTCGAGGGGGTGCAGGCGCTGGCAAGCAGCGCAACGAGCAGGCCGGCGAATGACGCACACAGACGTGGGCGGGCACGGGCCAAGCGGGATTCCGGAAGGATCTTCATGCACCTCTCCATGGTTTGCGGGCGTCGGGCAGGAAGGCCAACGCAGAACACGCCCCGCCCTCGATGAGGGGGAACGTCGTGATGAGCCGGTCGATTCCTTCGACCTCGCATAGGAGAGCCCATCGCGGCGGATGATGGCACAGATGCGACGGCGATCACAGGGGGCAGGGGGAAGGGGCCTCCCCACGGCGCCGTGAGCGGCGTCTCAGATCTTTCCGTCGCGCAGGTAGTCGAACAGCTCCGCGTCGCCCTTCAGCCCCAGCTTGAGCATGGCATCGCCCTTCTGCCGGCTGATCGTGCTGACGCTCTTGTGCAGCTGCAGCGAGATTTCCTTCACCGTCATGCCGGTGCCGAGCAGGCGCAGCACCTCTACTTCACGCGGCGACAACGGTTTGCCATCGCCCTCGCGCATGCGCCAGCTGCCGGCTTCCTCCACACGCTCGCGCAGGCTGCGGCTGATGTAGGACTGGCCCCGATAGACGGCCTGGATCGCCTGCGGCAGTTCATCCATCGACGAACTCTTGTCGACCAGGCCGAGCACGCCGCTGTCGAGCACCATGCGCAGGATCGCCAGGTTGTTGGAGACACTGAGCATGAGCACCGGCAGGTCGGGATGGCGGCGGCGGATCATGCCGATCATGGCGAAGCCATCGGCCTGGGGGCTGCCGGGCATCGAATAGTCGGTGACCAACAGGTCGCAGGGCTGGGTGGCCAGCAGGGTCATCAGCGCCTGGGCGTTGTCTGCCTCGCCCACGACCCGGCCAACGCCGCTGGACTCGATGACGGCGCGGGTACCGATGCGGACCACGGGGTGATCGTCTGCGATGATGATGCGCAAGGTCATGCTCTAGTATGGCCACCGGCACGCCGGACCGCGACTGTCGCGGTCCCTGGCAGGACTTCCAGGAGATCGTTGCAGATGCGCAGCTGGGCGGCTCGTGGACTGATCCTGTTGACGGCCCTGTTGGCCCCGCCGGTGCAGGCCCAGCCTGCGCCCCTGCCCGGGCCGTTGCCGTTGAGTCCCCTGCAGCGCGAGTACCTGGCCGCACATCCTGTTGTCGTTGTCGGGCAGTATGACAGTGGCTGGCCTCCTTTTGAGTCGATCCAGGACGGGAAGCAGGTGGGCCTCGGCCCGGACTACCTGACGCTTCTGGCTCGGCAGCTTGGCCTGAAGGTGGAGACGCGCCGTTTTCCGGACTGGCCCTCGGTGCTGGATGCGGCATGCCGCGGCGAGATCGACGTGGTGATGAACATCGCGCTCAGTGCCGAGCGGACCCGTTGCATGGTCTACACCGCCGCCTATGCCGAGGCACCGCTGGCCATGGTCGGGCGGCCCCAGGACCTGCGTGCCTCGGAGGGCCCCGATCTGGATGGGTTGCGTGTTGTGGTCGAGCAGGACTTCCTGACCGGGCCGCAGGTGCGTGCGCGGTTCCCCAGTGCACGGCAACTTGTCGCAAACAACACGCTGACCGCCTTGCATATGGTCAGAGACGACAAGGCCGACATCTTCATCGGCAACGCCTACGTGGCCACGGAACTGATTGCCGCCGCTGGACTGAAGGGTGTGGTGTTGCTGCGGCCCAGCGACCTGCCCCCGGAGCAGTTGCATTTCGGCGTGCCAAACAGCAAACAGCCGTTGTCGGAAGCACTGGATCTGGCGCTTGCCGCCGTCAGCGAGGCGCAGCGCGACACCCTCGCGCAGCGCTGGTTGCCGCCTCCGCAATGGTCCGCGTCGGCGCAGCTGGCGTTGAGCCAGGCCGAAAAACGCGTGCTGCAGCAGCCGTTGAAGATTGGCTTCGCACCCAACGCCGCTCCCCTGTCGTTCGCCGACAGGAATGGCAAGCCCAGCGGCCTGACCAATGAATACCTGCAGCGCCTGCTGCAGGCCGGCGCCAACCTGCAGGTTGAAAACAGCCATGACTGGTACGAGGTGCGCGAAAAGGCGCGTCGCGGGGAACTGCAGGCAGTGATCGGCATTCCAGCCGATTCGCGCTATCTGGGGCCGGAATGGGTGTTCAGCCAGCCCTTCATCACCGTGCCCAATGTGATCGTCACCCGCACTGACAGTCCTTCGATGCTGGGCTTGTCGGACCTGAACGGCAAACGCGTGCTGCTGTCCGATCCGGAGCGCGTCCGCGGCTATGTGCAGCAGCAGGCGCCGGAGGTGAAGATCGTCGCCGCGCGCAGCGCCGAGCAGGCCCTGGAGCGCCTCGCCGATGGTGAGGCCGATGCCTACGTGGGCAACCTGGCGCTGGTCGACCAGCTGCTGCGCACCCGCTTTCCGGGACGCTTGCAGCTGGCTGCACCCGCCGGGTTCAACGATCAGCTGACACTGGCGGTGGAGCGCCGCCATGCGGCCTTGGCCACCACCTTCGACCGCTTGCTGCTGCAGATGGGCCCACGCCAGCGCGAGGCCCTGCGCGGCGATTGGCTGGCGGTGGAATATCGCGATGGCGTGGACTGGCGCACGCTGCTGCGCTGGGGCCTTCCGCTGCTGCTGGTGCTGGCCACCGCGGCGGCGATGCACGGGCTGGGGCACTGGCGGTTGCGCCGCGAAGTCGCCGGTCGCCGTGAGCTGGAGCAGCGCCTGGCCGAGGTGACCGACAACCTGCCTGCCATCGTCTACCAGGCCCGCCGCGAAGCCGATGGCACGTTGAGCTTTCCCTTCATTGCCGGCGATGTGCAGTCGATGTTCGGGATCAGCCGGCAGCAGGCGGAGGCGGATGGACAGGCGTTGCTGGCGTGCATCGATGCCGATGACCGCGAAAAAGTGCTGCGCGCGATGGAGCTGGCGGCGCGCAACTTTGCACCGCTTTCCTTCGAGTTCTGTATCCATCGCGACGGAAGCGCGCCCTGCTGGGTGCGCAGCCAGGCACATCCGTACTCCACGGAAGCGGGCGCGGTGACCTGGAGTGGCTACTGGGTCGACGTGAGCCAGGCACGCGCGCAGGCCGATGCGCTGGCCGCGGCGATGGTCGAGGCCGAGCAGGCCGCGGCGGCCAAATCACGCTTCCTGGCCACCATGAGCCATGAAATCCGCACGCCGATGAGTGGTGTGCTGGGCATGCTGGAGGTGCTGGCGCATTCGCCGCTGGACGCAGAACAGCAGCGCATCCTCGGCGTGATCGAAGACTCGGCGCAGATGCTGCGGCAGATCCTGGACGACATCCTCGACTATTCGCGGATGGAAGCGGGCGCGCTGCGCCTGGAGCCGGTGCCACTGCCGGTGCGGCCCCTGCTGGAGGGCGTCCACCGGTTGTTGTTGCCGCAGGCCACGGCGCGCGGCCTGGATCTGCAGCTGGACATCGACGAACACCTGGCCCAGGCCCATGAAGTGGATGGCGTGCGCCTGCGCCAGGTCGTGTTCAACCTGCTCAGCAATGCCATCAAGTTCACCGTGAAGGGGTCGGTACGGTTGCAGCTGGAGGTGCTGGGGCCTACTGCGGAGGATGGCAGCCAGCCGCTGCGCCTGAGCGTTACCGATACCGGCATCGGCATTGCGCCGGAGCAGTTGCCGACCCTGTTCGAACCCTTCACCCAGGCCGGCGCGTACATCCAGCGCGACCATGGGGGCACCGGGCTGGGCCTGAGCATCTGCCGGCGCCTGGTGCAGAAGATGGACGGCGAACTGAAGCTGGACAGCACGCTGGGCGAAGGGACGCGGGTCGAGGTGCTGCTGTCGCTGGTGGAGGCGCGCAGCGAGGATGTGATCGCACTGCAGGCCGAGCATCAGCAGATCGCGCTGCTGCCCGCTGATCTGCGCCAGGCACGGGTGATGGTCATTGAAGATCATCCCACCAACCAGGCGATGATGGCCTGGCGCCTGCAGCAGCTGGGCGTGCCGCATGTGCTGGTCGATGACGGGCAGCAGGCACTGGACCGCCTGGCAGAGGAATCCTTCGATCTGGTCATCACCGATTGCCGCATGCCGGTACTGGATGGATTCAGCTTCACCCGCCTGTTGCGCGAACGCGAGGGCCGTAACGGCCAGCCGCGGATGCCGGTGCTGGCGCTGACCGCCAGTGTGCTTGACGACGATGCACGACGCTGCCGTGAAGCCGGCATGGACGATGTACTGGCCAAGCCATTGTCGTTGGGGACGCTACGGCACGCGCTGCTGCGCTGGCTGCCGCGCGCCGCCGGTGCCGAGGATGAGCAGAGCGCCGTGGACAGCGACGATGAGCCGGATGATGGCGAGGAGCTGCCCGATCTGGCGACCCTGCAGCAGCGCTTTGGCTCGCGCGAGATCGCCCAGCAGTTGCGCGACAGCCTGCTGAAGGCCAGTGAGGAAGACATCGCGGCCCTGCAGCGCGCGCTGCACGGAGGCGACCGGGCGACGGCCGCGCTGCACCTGCACCGACAGGCCGGCGCGCTGGGTGCGGTGGGTGCGCGAGGCCTGGCCGATCGCGCCAACGCGCTGGTGGAACGGTTGCAGGCCGCAGGCGATGCGGAGATCGCTTCGGCAGTCGCCGACGCGGGGCAGTTCGTCGCACATCTCCAGCAACAACTGCAGCGCCTGGCTCACTGAGCCGCGTGTTCCTGCAGGTAGGCGATCACCAGCGCGCGACGCTCGGCGCTGGGGAACGCGTTGTACATGCGCGTGCCGGGTACCACATGGGTGGGCGACTGCAGGAAGGTGTCCAGCGTCTGCGCACTCCACACGAAGTCGGCGCGGCGCATGCCCTGCGAGTATCCGTAATCGGGCAGGCTGCCCGCCCGGCGGCCGATCACCCCGTGTAGGTTGGGACCGAAGCGGTGGATGCCGCCCGCCTTGATGGTGTGGCAGCCCGCGCACAGTTCGAATGCACGCTGCATCGCCTGCTGGCGTGCCTGTTCCGGTGTGCTGGGCGCAGCCGGCGGGCGCTGGCACGCACTGGCGACCAGGATCGTGGCAACAGCGGGAAGCAGACGAAGGGCACGCATGGCGGGCAGGATAGCGGGCGTACGTGCTGCGGGGCTGCGACCGGCCGTCGCAGCCCCACCGCCGGTCACATGCCGGAGTAGTTCGGTCCGCCGCCGCCCTGCGGGGTCACCCAGACGATGTTCTGGGTCGGATCCTTGATGTCGCAGGTCTTGCAGTGCACGCAGTTCTGCGCGTTGATCTGCAGCCGCGCATCGTTGCCGTCACCGACGAACTCGTACACACCTGCGGGGCAGTAGCGTGCTTCCGGACCGGCGTACTCGGCCAGGTTCACCTTCACCGGAATGCTCGCATCCTTCAGTGTCAGGTGGCTGGGCTGGTCTTCGGCGTGGTTGGTGCTGCTGAGGAACACCGAGCTGAGGCGGTCGAACGTCAGCACGCCATCGGGCTTGGGATAGGCAATGCGCGTGTGCTTCGATGCCGGCTCCAGGCAGGCATGGTCCGGGATGCTGTGGCGCAGGGTCCACGGCGGATTGCGCACGCCCAGCTTCGGCAGCAGCCACTGCTCGATGCCGGTCATCAGCGTGGCCACGGTCTGGCCCTTCTTGAACCACTGCTTGAAGTTCTTCGACAGCTTCAGTTCGTCGTGCAGCCAGCTGGCTTCAAAGGCGGCCGGGTAGGCGCTGAGCTCATCGTGCTGGCGATCGGCTGCCAGCGCGTCGAAGGCCGCATCGGCGCACAGCATGCCGGTCTTGATTGCAGCGTGGCTGCCTTTGATGCGGCTGACGTTGAGGTAGCCGGCTTCGCAGCCGACCAGCGCGCCGCCGGGGAACACCGTCTTGGGCAGCGACATCAGGCCGCCGGCGGTGATCGCGCGCGCGCCGTAGCCGATGCGGGTGCCGCCTTCCAGATGCTTGCGGATCGACGGATGGGTCTTGAAGCGCTGGAATTCCTCGAACGGGCTCAGCCACGGGTTCTTGTAATCCAGGCCGACCACGTAGCCGATGGCGACCTTGCCACCGTCGGCGTGGTACAGGAACGCACCGCCGTAGGTATCGCTGTCCAGCGGCCAGCCGGCGGCGTGCACCACCAGGCCTGGCTCATGCTTGGCCGGGTCGATCTGCCACAGTTCCTTGATGCCGATGCCGTAGGCCTGCGGATCCTTGCCTTCATCCAGCTTGAAGCGGCTGATCAGCTGGCGGCCGAGATGCCCGCGCGCGCCTTCGGCGAACACCGTGTACTTCGCCTGCAGTGCCATGCCGCGTTCGAACGCCGGGCCAATCGTGCCGTCCTTTTCGATGCCCATGTCGCCGGTGGCAACGCCGATCACCGCGCCGTCATCGCCGTACAGCACTTCGGCCGCGGCGAAGCCGGGGAAGATCGCCACTTCCAGCGCTTCGGCCTGCTGCGCCAGCCAGCGGGTGACCTCGCCCAGGCTGATGATGTAGTTGCCTTCGTTGTGGAAGCACTCGGGCAGCAGCGCGTGCGGGGTGGTGCGCGCACCGGTCTCGCTGAGGAACAGGAACTCGTCGCGGGTGACCTTCTGCTTCAGCGGCGCACCGCGCTCGGCCCAGTCCGGGAACAGTTCGGTCAGCGCGCGCGGGTCCATGACCGCACCGGACAGCACGTGCGCGCCGGGCTCGGAGCCCTTCTCCAGCACACAGACCGACAGTTCACGACCGGCTTCGATCGCGCGTTGGCGCAGGCGGATCGCGGTGGCCAGGCCGGCCGGGCCGGCACCGACGATGACCACGTCGAATTCCATGACTTCACGCGGGGGCAGGGCGTTGGCTTCAGCACTCATCGATTGCATGACTCGTGGGTAGTGCCGGCATCGGGGCCACCGGCGGTTGCCTGGGAATCGCGCGTGCAGCCACGGGCGAAACGGTTGTTTGAATGTTGTCAGGGTACCGGGCTGCGCGTGATCGAGCTAGATCGGCGATGTTCACACCGCGATTGCTGCAATGCAGCGTAGTGCTGCAGCTCTGGTGGGTGCCGACCCTGGTCGGCACGCTCTGCCCGGATGACCGACAATGGCCGGGTCCCGACTGCGTGTGAGTGCCATGGCTTTGGATCCGTACGACCTGTTCGATGTCCGTTCCCTGCTCAGCGAGGAAGAGCGCGCGGTACAGGAAAGCGTGGCCCGCTTCACCAACGAGCGCGTGCTGCCGATCATCGGCGATGCCTTCGACCAAGCGCGGTTCCCCTCGGAACTGGTGCCGGAGATCGCCTCGCTGGGCCTGCTCGGCGCCACGCTGCCGGCCGAGTACGGCGGCGGCGACCTCGGCGCGGTCAGCTACGGCCTGATCTGCCAGGAGCTGGAGCGCGGCGATTCGGGGCTGCGCAGCTTCGTGTCGGTGCAGAGCTCGTTGTGCATGTACCCCATCTATGCCTACGGCAGTGAAGAACAGCGTCGGCAGTGGCTGCCGGCAATGGCGCGCGGCGAACTGATCGGCTGCTTTGGGCTGACCGAGGCGCATGGCGGTTCCGACCCGGCCAGCATGAAGACCCGTGCCGTGCGCGACGGCGACGACTGGCGCATCAACGGCAGCAAGATGTGGATCACCAGCGGCCCGGTGGCCGACCTGGCCATCGTCTGGGCGCAGACCGAGGACGGCATCCAGGGGTTCGTGCTGGAGAAGGGCATGCCCGGCTTCACCACGCAGGAAATCAAGCACAAGATGAGCCTGCGTGCGTCGCTGACCGGCGCGCTGTTCTTCGACGATGTGCGCGTGCCTGACAGTCATCGCCTGCCGAACGTGAAGGGGCTGAAGGGGCCGCTGGGCTGCCTGACCCAGGCCCGTTTCGGCATCAGCTGGGGCCCGATCGGCTCGGCCATCGCCTGCCTGGACGAAGCACTGGGTTACGCCAAGGAGCGCGTGCTGTTCGGCCGTCCGCTGGCCGCCACGCAGAGCGCGCAGATCAAGCTGGCCGAGATGGCCCGTCGCATCACCATGGCGCAGCTGCTGGCGCTGCAGCTGGGCCGCCTGAAGGAGGCCGGCCAGGTGCAACCGCAGCAGGTCAGCCTGGCCAAGTGGAACAACTGCCGCATGGCGATCGATATCGCCCGCGAGTGTCGCGATCTGCTGGGCGGCGCCGGCATCACCACCGAGCACGTGGCGATCCGCCATGCGCTGAACCTGGAATCGGTGATCACCTATGAAGGCACCGAGACCGTGCACCAGCTGGTGATCGGCCGCGAGCTGACCGGCATCAACGCGTTCTGAGCGAGGCGGGGAACAACCATCCACGCATGGCGTGGATCTACTGGGTGGGTGCCAACCTTGGTTGGCACATTCCTTCAGCGCGCGACCCAACATCTGTGCGGACCAAGGTCCGCACCCACCATGAGCGGTTCACCCCCATCAGAAGCGCTTCGCCGCCACCTGAAGCGGCCTACGCCCCGCCGGCAAACCCGTGCTGGCGCCACGCCTCGTACATCACCACCGCAACGGTGTTGGAAAGATTGAGGCTGCGGTTGTCCGGCCGCATCGGCAGGCGCAGGCGGCGACCATCGGGCAGGGCATCAAGCACGTCCTGCGGCAGGCCACGACTTTCCGGGCCGAACAGGAAGGCATCACCGTCTTCGAACGACACGCTGTCATAGCGGACGCTGGCACGGGTGCTCAGGGCGAACAACCGCTTCGGTGCGATCCGCGCCAGCGCAGTATCCAGGTCGGGGTGCACCTGCAGGCGCGAGTACTCGTGGTAGTCCAGGCCGGCGCGCTTGAGCTGCTTGTCTTCCAGTGCGAAGCCGAGCGGCTCGACCAGGTGCAGCTGCGCGCCGGTGTTGGCGCAGAGCCGGATCACATTGCCCGTGTTGGGCGGGATTTCCGGTTGGAACAGGATCACGTGGAACTGGGGCGCGGCATTCATCGGCGCAGTTTACCTGCGAAGGCCGCCGCCTTTACGGCGCACGCCCTGCTCGGGGCAGGGCGGCACCGCTTACGGGCGCAGCAGGACCTGGGCGGTTTCGGCAGCGAAGGCCTGCAGCTGGGCGGCGCTCGGACGCACCTGCAGGGCCGGCAGGTTGACGATCACCTGGTTGGCGACGCTGGTGGCGGCAGCGGCCAGGGTGGCGGCGTAGCGCTGGGCTTCCTGCTCGGCAGCCAGGGCAACACGCTGCTCCAGGCTCGGGCGCACCTCAACCGAGGCCAGGGTGGTGATCGGCAGCGCGGCGGCGACCGGGGCGGCGATGAAGCCGTCGCGCTCGCTCAGCTGGTCTGCGCTCGGGCGCACTTCGACAGTGGCGAGGGTCGGGATGCCGCTGGCCTGTTCCCAGGCCTGCTGGACCAGTTGGTCGGCGGCCGGGCGGACCTGCACGGTGGACAGGGTCTTGATGGATTCGGAGGCCTGCACCGACGAAACAACCGCGGTGCCGGCGATCAGGGCGATGGCGATGGCAATGGTCTTGGCGTTCATGACGGGGCCTGTTTAGTGTTGGTGAGCAGTGGTGTGGTAGTAAG includes the following:
- a CDS encoding acyl-CoA dehydrogenase family protein, encoding MALDPYDLFDVRSLLSEEERAVQESVARFTNERVLPIIGDAFDQARFPSELVPEIASLGLLGATLPAEYGGGDLGAVSYGLICQELERGDSGLRSFVSVQSSLCMYPIYAYGSEEQRRQWLPAMARGELIGCFGLTEAHGGSDPASMKTRAVRDGDDWRINGSKMWITSGPVADLAIVWAQTEDGIQGFVLEKGMPGFTTQEIKHKMSLRASLTGALFFDDVRVPDSHRLPNVKGLKGPLGCLTQARFGISWGPIGSAIACLDEALGYAKERVLFGRPLAATQSAQIKLAEMARRITMAQLLALQLGRLKEAGQVQPQQVSLAKWNNCRMAIDIARECRDLLGGAGITTEHVAIRHALNLESVITYEGTETVHQLVIGRELTGINAF
- a CDS encoding electron transfer flavoprotein-ubiquinone oxidoreductase, whose product is MSAEANALPPREVMEFDVVIVGAGPAGLATAIRLRQRAIEAGRELSVCVLEKGSEPGAHVLSGAVMDPRALTELFPDWAERGAPLKQKVTRDEFLFLSETGARTTPHALLPECFHNEGNYIISLGEVTRWLAQQAEALEVAIFPGFAAAEVLYGDDGAVIGVATGDMGIEKDGTIGPAFERGMALQAKYTVFAEGARGHLGRQLISRFKLDEGKDPQAYGIGIKELWQIDPAKHEPGLVVHAAGWPLDSDTYGGAFLYHADGGKVAIGYVVGLDYKNPWLSPFEEFQRFKTHPSIRKHLEGGTRIGYGARAITAGGLMSLPKTVFPGGALVGCEAGYLNVSRIKGSHAAIKTGMLCADAAFDALAADRQHDELSAYPAAFEASWLHDELKLSKNFKQWFKKGQTVATLMTGIEQWLLPKLGVRNPPWTLRHSIPDHACLEPASKHTRIAYPKPDGVLTFDRLSSVFLSSTNHAEDQPSHLTLKDASIPVKVNLAEYAGPEARYCPAGVYEFVGDGNDARLQINAQNCVHCKTCDIKDPTQNIVWVTPQGGGGPNYSGM
- a CDS encoding c-type cytochrome — protein: MRALRLLPAVATILVASACQRPPAAPSTPEQARQQAMQRAFELCAGCHTIKAGGIHRFGPNLHGVIGRRAGSLPDYGYSQGMRRADFVWSAQTLDTFLQSPTHVVPGTRMYNAFPSAERRALVIAYLQEHAAQ
- a CDS encoding peptidoglycan-binding protein, translated to MAQRDYSRKEVLDIIEQVAQRKGIASEDFLRFAHIETGGRFNERAHNDKTDAKGLFQFLPSSAKQYGLSGHEYDPTRNTEAAAEMFKRNLVDMEKRHDRTGHPYLSGDEKPSGLDLYLAHQQGAAGYGSIQTAIATGTFGVVRDGRGDLIDMRPRIMGQIGGDVEALTGHTRAEMRTMNNRDLASTFAQYYDRKYDAISIPEKHIAPITEAQARPAPVQAAPTQTVTPIAQAAVAAGAAAIAATATAAAAKPDAPGISLDAAYNAGVKYDNVKYAINIEGHRLHVPGVSGKNVAQGYIDCSGWVGTLLNKTQDEINQKAGHAVFADADKIKLGFAGSGSIVEQAYKDSGVLLKRDDILKPGALKEGMVIGLDTASTQHEYWKGIDHIVMVVRDPNTDTLLISQSTGKLGVHTMPVEDYLKQVKDHPNWKLFASDPLHQARELLQDRNQAHEQVQAKGAAEPKPAAQEKPPTSNEVHKQGAHGEGVRRVQEQLGHLGYAGADGKPLVEDGKFGRNTEAAVRQLQKDNGLAVDGIIGPKTLDAIKDARERPLLNDERHPQNPMYNQAVKGMEGLPAGTFKDRHALEAAAAALTREAQASGMQRIDSVVPSTNGERMFAVQGTAGDPAACRAAVDTRAASEQSMALSSGAVRGAPDVLQQQDAQQEQVKQAQRAMGH
- a CDS encoding response regulator transcription factor; protein product: MTLRIIIADDHPVVRIGTRAVIESSGVGRVVGEADNAQALMTLLATQPCDLLVTDYSMPGSPQADGFAMIGMIRRRHPDLPVLMLSVSNNLAILRMVLDSGVLGLVDKSSSMDELPQAIQAVYRGQSYISRSLRERVEEAGSWRMREGDGKPLSPREVEVLRLLGTGMTVKEISLQLHKSVSTISRQKGDAMLKLGLKGDAELFDYLRDGKI
- a CDS encoding transporter substrate-binding domain-containing protein codes for the protein MRSWAARGLILLTALLAPPVQAQPAPLPGPLPLSPLQREYLAAHPVVVVGQYDSGWPPFESIQDGKQVGLGPDYLTLLARQLGLKVETRRFPDWPSVLDAACRGEIDVVMNIALSAERTRCMVYTAAYAEAPLAMVGRPQDLRASEGPDLDGLRVVVEQDFLTGPQVRARFPSARQLVANNTLTALHMVRDDKADIFIGNAYVATELIAAAGLKGVVLLRPSDLPPEQLHFGVPNSKQPLSEALDLALAAVSEAQRDTLAQRWLPPPQWSASAQLALSQAEKRVLQQPLKIGFAPNAAPLSFADRNGKPSGLTNEYLQRLLQAGANLQVENSHDWYEVREKARRGELQAVIGIPADSRYLGPEWVFSQPFITVPNVIVTRTDSPSMLGLSDLNGKRVLLSDPERVRGYVQQQAPEVKIVAARSAEQALERLADGEADAYVGNLALVDQLLRTRFPGRLQLAAPAGFNDQLTLAVERRHAALATTFDRLLLQMGPRQREALRGDWLAVEYRDGVDWRTLLRWGLPLLLVLATAAAMHGLGHWRLRREVAGRRELEQRLAEVTDNLPAIVYQARREADGTLSFPFIAGDVQSMFGISRQQAEADGQALLACIDADDREKVLRAMELAARNFAPLSFEFCIHRDGSAPCWVRSQAHPYSTEAGAVTWSGYWVDVSQARAQADALAAAMVEAEQAAAAKSRFLATMSHEIRTPMSGVLGMLEVLAHSPLDAEQQRILGVIEDSAQMLRQILDDILDYSRMEAGALRLEPVPLPVRPLLEGVHRLLLPQATARGLDLQLDIDEHLAQAHEVDGVRLRQVVFNLLSNAIKFTVKGSVRLQLEVLGPTAEDGSQPLRLSVTDTGIGIAPEQLPTLFEPFTQAGAYIQRDHGGTGLGLSICRRLVQKMDGELKLDSTLGEGTRVEVLLSLVEARSEDVIALQAEHQQIALLPADLRQARVMVIEDHPTNQAMMAWRLQQLGVPHVLVDDGQQALDRLAEESFDLVITDCRMPVLDGFSFTRLLREREGRNGQPRMPVLALTASVLDDDARRCREAGMDDVLAKPLSLGTLRHALLRWLPRAAGAEDEQSAVDSDDEPDDGEELPDLATLQQRFGSREIAQQLRDSLLKASEEDIAALQRALHGGDRATAALHLHRQAGALGAVGARGLADRANALVERLQAAGDAEIASAVADAGQFVAHLQQQLQRLAH